A stretch of Methanosphaerula palustris E1-9c DNA encodes these proteins:
- the aglJ gene encoding S-layer glycoprotein N-glycosyltransferase AglJ, whose product MKINKDEVTVFIPTLNESPTIGGLVREFRELGYNHIFVMDGHSTDATVAIAEKEGAMVRIQAGKGKGDAMMEGFEMVETPYILLLDGDGTYAPADADLMLTPLFNGFDHVIGNRLIHAEEGAFSRLNLLGNYLLNHLFKFAHSRDLQDILSGYRAFKKTTIHQMHLTETGFEIETEVSVEAVRNNHRIKVVPVTYRKRPGTDTKLNPLHDGYKIAVTIYRLAKMNNPIFYFGIIGAIMAIIGFLTGIVVVVEWLNGITHLPLAVLTVLLIMVGVEIFMFGVLSDMILAYHREMMDEIQRINPEIPHRE is encoded by the coding sequence ATGAAGATCAACAAAGATGAGGTCACGGTGTTCATCCCGACCCTGAACGAGTCTCCGACGATCGGCGGGCTGGTCAGGGAGTTCCGGGAGCTCGGATACAACCACATCTTTGTGATGGACGGGCACAGTACCGATGCTACCGTAGCCATCGCAGAAAAAGAAGGTGCAATGGTCCGGATCCAGGCTGGAAAAGGCAAGGGAGACGCGATGATGGAGGGGTTCGAGATGGTCGAAACCCCCTATATTCTCCTGCTCGACGGCGATGGGACCTATGCCCCGGCAGACGCGGACCTGATGCTGACGCCGCTCTTCAACGGGTTCGATCATGTCATCGGGAACAGGCTGATCCATGCTGAGGAGGGCGCGTTCAGCAGGTTGAACCTGCTCGGGAACTATCTCCTCAACCATCTGTTTAAGTTCGCTCACAGTCGGGATCTGCAGGACATCCTTTCAGGGTACCGGGCATTCAAAAAGACAACTATCCACCAGATGCATCTGACCGAGACCGGGTTTGAGATCGAGACCGAGGTCTCGGTCGAGGCCGTCCGGAATAACCATCGGATCAAGGTCGTGCCGGTCACCTACCGGAAGCGACCCGGGACCGACACCAAGTTGAACCCGCTGCATGACGGGTATAAGATCGCAGTCACGATCTACCGGTTGGCAAAGATGAACAACCCGATCTTTTACTTTGGGATCATCGGAGCCATCATGGCCATCATCGGATTTCTAACAGGTATCGTGGTTGTGGTCGAATGGCTGAACGGGATCACGCACCTCCCGCTGGCTGTGCTGACGGTGCTGTTGATCATGGTTGGGGTGGAGATCTTTATGTTCGGGGTGCTCAGCGACATGATTCTCGCCTATCACCGCGAGATGATGGACGAGATCCAGCGGATCAACCCCGAGATCCCTCATAGAGAATAA
- a CDS encoding endonuclease dU, with translation MHLEKKGLRVAGIAESFFGSSRSTLACVVMRRDLRIDGVAFGSMTVGGMDATRSIIDLIDDSNRKDVNLVMISGCVIAWFNIIDPEAISQATGLPVIAVTYEESDGLENEICSHFPGDQARLAQYRNLGERIPFLLSTGKSLYLRLAGINIQEAGFICDQFTFDGRIPEPLRVARLMARSLMRGTGSAR, from the coding sequence ATGCACCTCGAAAAGAAGGGTCTTCGGGTGGCCGGGATCGCTGAGAGTTTTTTCGGCTCATCCCGATCGACCCTGGCCTGTGTGGTGATGCGCAGAGATCTTCGGATCGACGGAGTTGCGTTTGGTTCGATGACGGTCGGCGGCATGGATGCGACCAGGTCGATCATCGACCTGATCGATGATTCGAACCGAAAGGATGTGAATCTGGTGATGATCAGCGGATGTGTAATCGCCTGGTTCAACATCATCGATCCAGAGGCCATCAGTCAGGCCACAGGTCTCCCTGTGATCGCGGTCACGTACGAAGAATCTGATGGACTGGAGAATGAGATCTGCAGCCATTTTCCTGGTGACCAGGCCCGGCTCGCGCAGTACCGTAACCTTGGAGAGAGAATACCCTTCCTTCTCTCTACTGGAAAGAGCCTTTACCTTCGACTCGCCGGCATCAACATTCAAGAAGCCGGGTTCATCTGCGATCAGTTCACCTTCGACGGCAGGATCCCCGAACCCCTTCGGGTCGCGCGGCTCATGGCGCGATCTCTGATGCGCGGTACCGGCTCCGCGAGATGA
- a CDS encoding type IV pilin, translated as MTDDAVSNPVGVILMVALTVLLAALLLFFLFPNMFDSIPSPIQITAIKHYDDQTGRLNYDSRVILIYKGDKRLDNSGLRAVFYRNEQPVPAVISTLNGDKFISTTIHTGVQKIGGEGCRNGGWCFNQMISIDLTDRTFFPGDMVRIDVFQLPGDRLISRSRYRASEIAP; from the coding sequence ATGACCGATGATGCGGTCTCTAACCCGGTTGGAGTCATCCTGATGGTGGCGTTGACAGTACTGTTGGCCGCGCTCCTCCTCTTCTTCCTCTTTCCAAATATGTTTGACTCGATCCCGTCACCGATCCAGATCACCGCGATCAAACATTACGACGACCAGACTGGCCGTCTGAATTATGACAGCCGGGTGATCCTGATCTATAAAGGGGACAAGCGATTGGACAACTCCGGTTTAAGAGCGGTCTTCTACCGGAACGAGCAACCGGTGCCGGCCGTGATCAGTACCTTGAACGGTGATAAGTTCATCAGCACTACGATTCATACTGGGGTGCAGAAGATCGGCGGCGAGGGGTGCCGTAACGGTGGATGGTGTTTCAACCAGATGATCTCAATTGATCTCACCGACCGGACCTTCTTCCCCGGCGACATGGTCAGGATCGATGTGTTCCAGCTGCCCGGTGATCGACTCATCTCGCGGAGCCGGTACCGCGCATCAGAGATCGCGCCATGA
- a CDS encoding helix-turn-helix transcriptional regulator, translating to MESVEDALKLIQSNPDGVLQSELWKLLGVDSRKCSRIVKKLLDDELIERLEYRKDGIKTFILKAKRNPVDPNLLLAGDELIPCIACELECVVDQCPLLVDWMYQLAIAEFKE from the coding sequence ATGGAATCTGTTGAAGACGCCCTGAAACTGATACAGTCGAATCCTGATGGGGTGCTGCAGAGTGAACTCTGGAAGCTTCTCGGGGTGGACAGCAGAAAATGTTCGCGTATCGTAAAGAAGCTGCTCGATGATGAACTGATCGAACGGCTCGAATATCGTAAGGACGGGATCAAGACCTTCATACTGAAGGCCAAGCGGAACCCGGTGGATCCCAACCTGCTCCTTGCCGGGGATGAACTGATCCCCTGCATCGCCTGCGAACTCGAGTGTGTGGTCGATCAGTGCCCGTTGCTCGTCGACTGGATGTATCAACTCGCCATCGCTGAGTTTAAGGAATAA